The Felis catus isolate Fca126 chromosome X, F.catus_Fca126_mat1.0, whole genome shotgun sequence genome includes a region encoding these proteins:
- the NAP1L3 gene encoding nucleosome assembly protein 1-like 3 has product MAEADLNTVSEPAAQRVAEEKMASSSSDSGEESDCSSSSSSTSCSSSCSSSSSSSSGRSRLYRKRRVSGPSRKARRAPLGKSFVDRLPRAVRNRVQALRNIQDECDKVDILFLKAIHDLERKYAELNKPLYDRRFQIINAEYEPTEEEYEWNSEDEVFSSDEEVQEDSPSEMPALEGEEEDNEPKGKPEVKAEENEVPKEIPETKAEEKAESKDFLGTKPEVKEDPKVDPQVKAEDKEQTRATEAKAKAAIIEAPKRIPEARPKERVNLKRARKGKPKKDPKGIPDYWLTVLKNVDKLGPMIQKYDAPILKFLSDISLKFSKPGQPISYTFEFYFLPNPYFRNEVLTKTYIIKSKPDHKDPFFSWGWEIQDCKGCKIDWRRGKDVTVTTTQSRTTATGEIESQPRLVPNASFFNFFSPPEIPKIGKLEPREDAILDEDFEIGQTLHDNVILKSIYYYRGEVKCTYEDSTNYGNRKYRK; this is encoded by the coding sequence ATGGCAGAAGCGGATCTTAACACGGTTTCGGAACCTGCCGCCCAAAGGGTTGCTGAAGAGAAGATGGCTAGCTCCTCTAGTGATTCTGGGGAGGAATCTGACTGCAGTAGCTCTAGCAGCAGCACTAGTTGCAGCAGCagttgcagcagcagcagcagcagcagcagcggccgCAGCCGCTTATATAGAAAGAGGAGGGTATCTGGGCCTTCCAGAAAAGCACGACGGGCTCCTTTGGGTAAAAGTTTCGTGGATAGGCTGCCTCGGGCCGTTAGAAATCGTGTGCAGGCGCTCAGAAATATTCAAGATGAATGTGACAAGGTAGACATCCTGTTCTTAAAGGCAATTCACGATCTCGAAAGAAAATATGCCGAACTCAATAAGCCTCTATACGATCGGCGATTTCAAATAATCAATGCAGAATATGAACCTACAGAAGAAGAATATGAGTGGAATTCAGAGGATGAGGTGTTCAGCAGTGATGAGGAGGTGCAGGAAGACAGCCCTAGTGAAATGCCTGCTTTAGAGGGTGAGGAAGAAGATAACGAGCCTAAAGGAAAACCTGAGGTAAAGGCTGAAGAAAATGAGGTTCCAAAAGAAATTCCTGAGACAAAGGCTGAAGAAAAAGCAGAGTCTAAAGATTTTCTGGGGACAAAGCCTGAAGTGAAAGAAGACCCTAAAGTAGACCCTCAGGTAAAGGCAGAAGATAAAGAACAGACTAGAGCAACAGAAGCTAAGGCAAAGGCTGCCATAATAGAGGCTCCTAAAAGAATTCCTGAGGCCAGGCCTAAAGAAAGAGTGAATCTTAAAAGAGCTCGTAAGGGAAAGCCTAAAAAAGATCCTAAAGGCATTCCTGACTATTGGCTGACTGTTTTAAAGAATGTTGACAAGCTCGGGCCCATGATTCAGAAGTATGATGCACCCATTCTGAAGTTCTTGTCAGATATTAGCCTAAAGTTCTCAAAACCTGGCCAGCCTATAAGTTacacatttgaattttattttctacccaATCCATACTTCAGAAATGAGGTGCTGACCAAGACATATATAATAAAGTCAAAACCAGATCACAAGGATCCCTTCTTCTCTTGGGGATGGGAAATCCAAGATTGCAAGGGCTGTAAAATAGattggagaagaggaaaggatgTTACTGTGACAACCACCCAGAGTCGAACAACTGCTACTGGAGAAATTGAAAGTCAGCCAAGACTGGTTCCTAATGCAtcattcttcaatttctttagcCCTCCTGAGATTCCTAAGATTGGAAAACTAGAGCCACGAGAAGATGCTATCCTTGATGAGGACTTTGAAATTGGTCAAACTTTACATGATAATGTCATCCTGAAATCGATCTATTACTATAGAGGAGAAGTCAAATGTACCTATGAAGATAGtacaaattatggaaacaggAAATAtcgaaaataa